Proteins encoded in a region of the Agromyces protaetiae genome:
- a CDS encoding amino acid ABC transporter permease: MSGAGVLFDAPGPRARRLSAILSWISGVVLVGLVGWGIVILNTPRESGGITLPGMFDPSRWDILADSEFWSFVIFTGVWNTLRAALVAAVLAIALGVVLALLRSSAIGWIRIPTAVLIEFFRGMPVLLMMLFILLVAGTGQYWAVVAALAVYNGALIGEALRAGLASLPRGQREAALSVGMRPLQSKMLVEFPQAFRQMLPIIVAQLVVLLKDTSLGYIVGYQELLRVTLNNLGSFYGNRYLFTLWCVAFVLYLIMNLALSWFARWLAKRGDRRFHPGKATAADDPSQAILLADATAEAQGEARRR, translated from the coding sequence ATGAGCGGCGCCGGTGTGCTCTTCGACGCGCCCGGTCCCCGCGCGCGCCGCCTCTCTGCGATCCTGTCGTGGATCAGCGGGGTGGTCCTCGTCGGCCTCGTCGGCTGGGGCATCGTCATCCTCAACACGCCGCGCGAATCCGGCGGCATCACGCTTCCTGGCATGTTCGACCCCAGCCGGTGGGACATCCTCGCGGACTCCGAGTTCTGGTCGTTCGTGATCTTCACTGGCGTGTGGAACACCCTCCGCGCCGCGCTGGTCGCGGCCGTGCTGGCGATCGCGCTCGGCGTCGTGCTCGCGCTCCTGCGCAGCTCCGCGATCGGCTGGATCCGGATCCCGACCGCGGTCCTGATCGAGTTCTTCCGCGGCATGCCGGTGCTGCTCATGATGCTCTTCATCCTGCTCGTCGCCGGCACCGGCCAGTACTGGGCGGTCGTCGCCGCACTCGCCGTCTACAACGGCGCGCTCATCGGCGAGGCGCTGCGCGCTGGCCTCGCGTCGCTGCCGCGCGGCCAGCGCGAGGCCGCGCTGAGCGTCGGCATGCGGCCGCTGCAGTCCAAGATGCTCGTCGAGTTCCCCCAGGCGTTCCGGCAGATGCTGCCGATCATCGTCGCGCAGCTCGTCGTCCTGCTCAAGGACACGTCACTCGGCTACATCGTCGGCTACCAGGAGCTGCTCCGTGTCACGCTGAACAACCTCGGCAGCTTCTACGGCAACCGGTACCTGTTCACGCTGTGGTGCGTGGCCTTCGTGCTGTACCTGATCATGAACCTCGCGCTGTCCTGGTTCGCACGCTGGCTCGCGAAGCGCGGCGACCGGCGGTTCCACCCCGGTAAGGCGACGGCGGCGGACGACCCGAGCCAGGCGATCCTGCTGGCCGATGCCACGGCCGAGGCTCAGGGCGAAGCGCGGCGCCGGTAG
- the pheS gene encoding phenylalanine--tRNA ligase subunit alpha, with protein sequence MPEDTQITESAVDAAVGAALAAIAAADDSAALKTVRTEHTGEKSALAQLNAQLRNVPNEQKAALGKLVGGARGRVNQAFAAREAEIVEAEAEARLAAEAVDVTALPSRVTTGARHPLSLLQDRVSEVFTGMGWEIAEGPEVESEWFNFDALNFDADHPARAMQDTFFIDPPEAHLVLRTHTSPVQVRSMLDREVPIYVLAPGRVYRTDEFDATHLPVFMQFEGLAVDKGLTMAHLKGTLDHFVKAIFGDEAQVRLRPSFFPFTEPSAELDFWHPTFKGGARWIEWGGCGMVHPNVLRSAGIDPEVYSGFAFGMGIERGLMLRNDVQDMRDMAEGDVRFSQQFGMVV encoded by the coding sequence GTGCCAGAAGACACCCAGATCACCGAGTCCGCGGTCGATGCGGCCGTCGGGGCGGCGCTCGCCGCCATCGCCGCGGCTGACGACTCCGCCGCGCTCAAGACGGTCCGCACCGAGCACACGGGCGAGAAGTCGGCGCTCGCGCAGCTGAACGCCCAGCTGCGCAACGTGCCGAACGAGCAGAAGGCCGCGCTCGGCAAGCTCGTCGGCGGCGCCCGTGGCCGTGTCAACCAGGCGTTCGCGGCACGCGAGGCCGAGATCGTCGAGGCCGAGGCCGAGGCGCGGCTCGCCGCCGAGGCGGTCGACGTGACCGCACTGCCGTCGCGGGTCACGACGGGGGCGAGGCATCCGCTCAGCCTCTTGCAGGACCGGGTCTCCGAGGTGTTCACCGGCATGGGCTGGGAGATCGCCGAAGGGCCCGAGGTCGAGAGCGAGTGGTTCAACTTCGACGCGCTGAACTTCGACGCCGACCACCCCGCCCGTGCGATGCAGGACACGTTCTTCATCGACCCGCCCGAGGCGCACCTCGTGCTTCGAACGCACACGAGTCCCGTGCAGGTGCGCTCGATGCTCGACCGCGAGGTGCCGATCTACGTGCTCGCGCCCGGCCGCGTGTATCGCACCGACGAGTTCGATGCGACGCACCTGCCGGTGTTCATGCAGTTCGAGGGCCTGGCCGTCGACAAGGGCCTCACCATGGCCCACCTCAAGGGCACGCTCGACCACTTCGTGAAGGCGATCTTCGGCGACGAGGCGCAGGTGCGCCTGCGCCCGAGCTTCTTCCCGTTCACCGAGCCCAGCGCCGAGCTCGATTTCTGGCACCCCACGTTCAAGGGCGGCGCGCGCTGGATCGAATGGGGCGGCTGCGGCATGGTGCACCCCAACGTGCTCCGCTCGGCCGGCATCGATCCCGAGGTCTACTCGGGCTTCGCGTTCGGCATGGGCATCGAGCGCGGGTTGATGCTCCGCAACGACGTGCAGGACATGCGCGACATGGCCGAGGGCGATGTGCGCTTCTCGCAGCAGTTCGGAATGGTGGTCTAA